DNA from Ictidomys tridecemlineatus isolate mIctTri1 chromosome 12, mIctTri1.hap1, whole genome shotgun sequence:
TAAGATAATTAGGGTTCGTTTCTATACCCACAACCATTCTGACCAAATGCAATCACAGGAAATCAGCGGAAACtcggggggaggggggacagccCAAGGACACACAGCAGGAAGCGGTGGGGTCCCACCCGACTCATAAGTCTGCCCCCTTTCCAGCGGCGCGCGCTCTCCCAGGTTGAACAGAACTGAGAAGCTGGAGCTCACTGTCCCGCGTTGGCTCAGGAACTCCCTTCAGGGGCGTGTCCTCCCGGTTCTGAAGGTTCGCAGAGGGGAGGAGGCGCTGGCTCACCGGGCAGCTCGCCCAGGCTCcgggcagagagagggagggagcgcAGGCCGCGGGAGCCGGATGGAGACCAGCAGCCCGCGGTCCCCGAGGTCCAGCCCCAGTCCGGGGCTCAGCCTGGACGCCCGGCTGGGCGTGGACACGCGCCTCTGGGCCAAGGTGCTGTTCACCGCGCTCTACTCGCTCATCTTCGCGCTGGGCACCGCGGGCAATGCGCTGTCCGTGCACGTGGTGCTGAAGTCGCGGGCCCGCCGCCCGGGGCGCCTGCGCTACCATGTGCTCAGCCTGGCGCTCTCcgcgctgctgctgctgctggtcagCGTGCCCATGGAGCTCTACAACTTCGTGTGGTTCCACTACCCCTGGGTCTTCGGCGACCTGGGCTGCCGCGGCTACTACTTCGTGCGCGAGCTGTGCGCCTACGCCACGGTGCTCAGCGTGACCAGTCTGAGCGCCGAGCGCTGCCTGGCCGTGTGCCAGCCTCTGCGTGCCCGCCGCCTGCTGACGCCACGCCGCACCCGCCGCCTGCTTTCGCTGGTCTGGGCCGCCTCGCTGGGCTTCGCCCTGCCCATGGCCATCATCATGGGCCAGAAGCACGAGCTGGAGATGGCAGGCGGAGAGCCAGAGCCCTCCTCGCGCGTGTGCACGGTGCTGGTGAGCCGCGCCACGCTCCAGGTCTTCATCCAGGTAAGTGAGTGGGGTTGGGGGAAGAAACTGTCCCCGCCCCTCCCCTGGAGGGACAGAGGGTTTCAACACTATTTTACAAAATAGAGTTACCATCCGATTTTACAAAAGTCTTGGGGAGAGAGTTGGCCGAGACAAGCATTGAGAAAAGTACAAATTTGAACTCAAAATTAACTCCCAAAGCCTGCGTTCTTGCCAGTCTTACAAGAGAGGTGTGCAGACATTGCTGGGCCTAAGAATCTCCTGGGGAGCCTGTAAAAATGCAGATTTCCTGAGCACCGTGCTTCAGAAGATGCccctcaccaccatcaccataacCACACCGCTCTGGAGCCAACCTCCCAGGAGGCGGGGTGGGGAAATCA
Protein-coding regions in this window:
- the Ntsr2 gene encoding neurotensin receptor type 2 isoform X2 translates to METSSPRSPRSSPSPGLSLDARLGVDTRLWAKVLFTALYSLIFALGTAGNALSVHVVLKSRARRPGRLRYHVLSLALSALLLLLVSVPMELYNFVWFHYPWVFGDLGCRGYYFVRELCAYATVLSVTSLSAERCLAVCQPLRARRLLTPRRTRRLLSLVWAASLGFALPMAIIMGQKHELEMAGGEPEPSSRVCTVLVSRATLQVFIQVNVLVSFLLPLALTTFLNGVTVSHLMALYSQVPSASAPGNSIPSRLELLSEEGLLGFIAWRKTLSPGSHPSLEPSWRCMWSAGCHTTPAGSCTATSLTRRGPTPSMTSITTSTW
- the Ntsr2 gene encoding neurotensin receptor type 2 isoform X1 — protein: METSSPRSPRSSPSPGLSLDARLGVDTRLWAKVLFTALYSLIFALGTAGNALSVHVVLKSRARRPGRLRYHVLSLALSALLLLLVSVPMELYNFVWFHYPWVFGDLGCRGYYFVRELCAYATVLSVTSLSAERCLAVCQPLRARRLLTPRRTRRLLSLVWAASLGFALPMAIIMGQKHELEMAGGEPEPSSRVCTVLVSRATLQVFIQVNVLVSFLLPLALTTFLNGVTVSHLMALYSQVPSASAPGNSIPSRLELLSEEGLLGFIAWRKTLSPGSHPSLVRHKDAGQIRSLQHSVRVLRAIVAVYVVCWMPYHARRLMYCYVSDEAWTDALYDFYHYFYMVTNTLFYISSAVTPVLYNAVSSSFRKLFLESLSALCRQHRPMEPLPPEAPGSHPSGYSFRSWGSSRSPDLDEIQE